From the Musa acuminata AAA Group cultivar baxijiao chromosome BXJ3-7, Cavendish_Baxijiao_AAA, whole genome shotgun sequence genome, one window contains:
- the LOC135642937 gene encoding anthranilate O-methyltransferase 3-like codes for MAKPILETAIAEMYRRTPLPERMVVVDLGCSSGPNTFLVVSEVLGIVGDLCRRLEQKPPEIQFFLNDLPGNDFNNVFRSLERYEKKMEEEKGDLLVPHYVVGVPGSFNGRLFPCNTVHFFHSNFSLMWLSQVPQGLESEQGVPVNKGNIYIAENSPPQVVKAYQEQHRRDFSTFLKSRYVELSIGWGMVLTFLGRRNKHPANDELSYLYGLLAEALNTMVSQGIISEDKVDTFNLPIYGASMQEVKSVIEEEGSFDVEKAESFESSWDPFDDSDNVLDGKNVASTLQAVMEPLISHHFGDAIPHALFSLLADSITARHLPKDKCYYTVLVFALRRKA; via the exons ATGGCGAAGCCCATATTGGAGACCGCCATAGCAGAGATGTACAGGAGGACGCCGCTCCCCGAGAGGATGGTCGTCGTCGACCTCGGTTGTTCGTCGGGTCCGAACACCTTTCTTGTGGTCTCTGAGGTGCTTGGCATCGTCGGTGACCTATGTCGAAGGCTGGAGCAGAAGCCACCGGAGATCCAGTTCTTCTTGAACGACCTCCCGGGAAATGACTTCAATAATGTCTTCCGGTCTTTGGAAAGATATgagaagaagatggaggaggagaagggggaccTGCTCGTGCCTCATTACGTTGTGGGCGTTCCCGGTTCCTTCAACGGGAGGCTTTTCCCGTGTAACACTGTGCACTTCTTCCACTCTAACTTCTCTCTCATGTGGCTCTCTCAG GTTCCACAAGGTCTCGAGAGTGAGCAGGGTGTTCCGGTGAACAAGGGCAACATCTATATTGCGGAGAACAGTCCACCCCAAGTCGTGAAAGCATACCAAGAACAACACCGGAGAGACTTCTCCACGTTCCTCAAATCTCGTTACGTAGAACTAAGCATCGGATGGGGAATGGTATTAACATTCCTAGGAAGAAGAAACAAACACCCAGCCAACGACGAGCTAAGCTATCTTTATGGATTACTAGCAGAGGCCCTTAACACAATGGTCTCACAG GGAATCATATCAGAAGACAAAGTGGACACCTTCAATTTGCCAATTTATGGAGCTTCGATGCAGGAAGTGAAGTCAGTGATAGAGGAGGAAGGTTCTTTTGATGTAGAGAAAGCGGAGAGCTTCGAGTCCAGTTGGGATCCGTTTGACGACTCCGACAATGTACTCGATGGGAAGAATGTGGCAAGCACTTTACAGGCAGTGATGGAGCCCTTGATTTCACATCATTTTGGGGATGCCATACCCCATGCATTATTCTCACTACTCGCCGATAGTATTACTGCAAGGCATCTCCCAAAAGACAAATGCTACTACACCGTGTtagtctttgccttgaggaggaAAGCTTGA
- the LOC135642739 gene encoding anthranilate O-methyltransferase 3-like encodes MTKPVLDDAIGGVYKSLHPVKMVVADLGCSSGPNTFVVMSEVLDVVSDLRRSLQERQEPPEIQFFLNDLPGNDFNHVFRCLGEYKRKVEQEKGNLLVPYYVVGVPGSFYGRLFPRRSVHFVHCSGSLNWLSQVPQGLDTERGASLNNKNIYITETSPPEVVKAYQQQFRRDLSEFLRCRHAELCYEGRLVISFGGRKSNCPTYGQMRHLWGLLAEALNALVLEGMIEEDKLVTFNLPRYAPSMEEVKAVIHGDGLFDVEEAQVFEANWDAFDDSDDDSAAFDSDLSGKNVAKYVRAAVQPLISEQFGDAILDELFARYAANVSRHLLQQKTKHSVFVISLKKKNESHLAAG; translated from the exons ATGACGAAGCCAGTACTGGACGATGCAATAGGAGGGGTTTACAAGTCGCTACACCCTGTGAAGATGGTGGTCGCCGACTTAGGTTGCTCCTCGGGCCCCAACACTTTCGTGGTGATGTCCGAAGTGCTCGACGTCGTCAGCGACCTACGACGAAGTCTGCAGGAACGTCAGGAGCCACCGGAGATCCAGTTCTTCTTAAATGACCTTCCGGGGAACGACTTCAATCACGTTTTCCGGTGTCTGGGCGAGTACAAGAGGAAGGTTGAGCAAGAGAAGGGGAATCTGCTGGTGCCCTACTACGTGGTGGGAGTGCCGGGCTCCTTCTACGGCAGGCTTTTCCCACGTCGGAGCGTCCACTTCGTCCATTGTTCTGGATCTCTCAACTGGCTCTCTCAG GTTCCTCAAGGACTCGACACCGAACGGGGTGCCTCACTCAACAACAAGAACATCTACATTACAGAGACAAGCCCACCGGAGGTTGTGAAAGCATATCAACAGCAATTCCGAAGAGACCTTTCAGAATTTCTCAGGTGTCGGCATGCAGAACTCTGCTACGAAGGCAGACTGGTGATTTCATTTGGAGGCAGGAAAAGTAATTGCCCGACCTACGGACAGATGAGACACCTCTGGGGACTCTTAGCTGAGGCCCTGAACGCTTTGGTGTTAGAG GGAATGATAGAGGAGGACAAACTGGTAACCTTCAATCTGCCACGTTATGCGCCTTCCATGGAAGAAGTGAAGGCAGTCATCCATGGTGATGGTCTGTTCGATGTAGAAGAAGCACAAGTTTTCGAGGCTAATTGGGACGCGTTCGACGACTCAGACGATGATTCTGCTGCATTCGACAGTGATCTAAGCGGCAAAAACGTGGCAAAATACGTAAGAGCAGCGGTGCAACCATTGATTTCGGAGCAATTCGGCGACGCCATTCTCGATGAGCTGTTCGCTAGATATGCAGCAAATGTTTCGAGGCACCTCCTTCAGCAGAAAACTAAGCATAGCGTGTTTGTCATTTCCttgaagaaaaagaatgaaagCCATCTCGCTGCTGGTTGA